AGGGCGATCGCCCCCGCGGCCAGGGCGGTCGCGGTCATGAACCGTCTGCGGCCGAGGGGTGCTTCGGGGAATGCGTCGGGGAGGTGCATGGTGGCGGCTCCGTTCACCGAGGGGAGGGGTAGCAGGCAGCAGGTAGCAGGCAGCCCAAAGGTGACGACGACGCTCATGTTTACGTAACCATTGGGCGCCGCAAGTGCAGCATGGCGCCACCGGAGGCGTCAATGCCCGTGCACGCCCGCGCACTCACGACGCCCGGGACGTCAGGCGGGCAGGCCGTGGGGGTGCGAGGAGCGGCGCGCCGCGAAGAGAAGCGCGTGGATCCGGACGCCCGCCTGGTCGATGTCGAACACCGGGGTGGGGAAGGGCAGTCGGACGTCCCGGTGCCCCTGCGGATACTCCAGGCGCAGGGTGATCCCGTAGCGGTCCAGGGCGAGGGGAAGGGCGCGGGTCATCCCTCGTTCGGGCAGCGGGCGGACGAGGCGCAGCAGCAGGGGGATCAGTTCACTGTGGCTGTCGACGAGGTGGGTCAGCATGGACGCCTCACAGGAGGCGATGGGGTCGACCTCGGTCGCGTGGAGTTCATCCAGGGTGACGTACGCGCGGCCGTCGGCGTCCTCCAGGAGTGCCTGGCCGAACTCCACGCACGTGCTCCCGGGCGCCTCCTGCTCGTAGCGCGCACCCAGCAGTCCGGTCAGGGTGACGCGCGCCCTCAGGCGTTCCCGTACGGGAGTGGGAGCGATGTCGGTGAACTCCAGGCGTACGGGGATGCGCGCGCTCTGCCCGAAGTGCCCCTCCTCGGCGGGGTCGTGGAGATGAAGGCGACTCATCGGTCCCGTCCCGCCCAGGTGCCGCACTTCTTGGTGCTGCCCGTCTGTGACGACGGTCATCGAGTGGGCCGAGGACAGGATCGACCGCACGCGTTCGACGGCGGTGGGGCGCGTGGCGCGGGTGGGGAAGGGGCGCATCCGAGCTCTCCGGGGACGAGGGAGGAAGAAACCCAAGTCGTTACTTAGGTAAGGCTCACCTTACCTAAGCGGAGGGGTGCGGGGGAAGTCCGCGCCGAGGGGCCGGGTCCGTCGGTGACGGGCCCGGCCCCTCGGGGACGTTCGGTCAGACGCGGTCGGCCGCGATCAGGACGTACTGGAACGAGCCGTCCTTGTACGACTCGATGAACGCCTCCTCGATACCGGTGACCAGGGAGGACGTCGCCCGCAGCTCCCAGTACGGGAGGGTCTCGGGCGTCAGGTCGACGACGGCCTGCGGAACGAGGCGGTTGTCGGCCATCGCGCGGAGGTACTCCCGGCGGGAGTGGATGTTGCACTCGAAGTGCGCGTTGATCTGGGAGACCCACTTCGACGGCTGCCCGTACCGCGGGTTCCAGCAGCCGGTGATGGTCACGTACCGGCCGCCGACCTTGAGGAAGCGGGAGTGCTCGGCGAAGAGGTCGTCGAGGTCGACGTACATGCTCGACTCGTTGTTCCACGAGGCGGCGATGCTGCCCTTCTCGAACGGGGTGTCGAGCATGTTGCAGACCCGTGCCCGGACGTGGTCGTCGATCCCCAGCTCCTGCGCGCGCCGGTTGCCGAACTCGGCCTGCGTGGAGGAGAGGGTGACGCCCTCGACCTTGCAGCCGAAGCGCTGGTGGGCCATGACGCTCGAACCGCCGCGGCCGCAGCCGGCGTCGACGAGCGTGTCGCCCTGCCCGATGACGCCGAGGTGGTCCAGGAGCACCTCGGCCTGCGCGGACTCCAGGCGGTGCAGTTCGGCGATCAGCTTCTTCTCGTACTCGCTGTCCTGGGTGTCCCCGAGGGCCGCGTGGTCGACGTCGCCGATGCCGTAGTGGTGGTGGTAGAGCCCGTCGACGTCGCCGAGACGCAGGTTCACGGGCCTCGCCTCCTGGTTCCAGTAGCGGGCGATGTCGCTCTGGTAGGGCGACGCCGGCGACGGAACGAATGCGGAGGTGCCGGGGGCGGTGGTGAGCTCGGTGCTGGTCACAGAGGGATCCATTTCTTACCAGAAATCGGGCAGGCTGTAGCGGTAGGTGTTGGTCTGGTGCCAGTAGTGGTTGCCGTCGACCCACACGGCCACGCCCCGCAGGAAGCGCAGCACGCTGGGGACGGGACAGGCGGCGGCCAGGTCGGCGGCTTCGGCCTCGAAGTCGCGCATGAGGTCGTTGTGGACCTCGACCGCCTTCAGGTAGGCGTCCCGCTCGGAGAGGCCCTCCCGGTCGGCGAGCACCACGGGCAGGTTCATGTGCCGTCCGGGGGCGGCGAGTTCCTTCGTGTACGAGTAGAGGTCGTTGACGATCGTGCTGGCGTTCCCGGCGAGCGCGAGCACCCGCTGCATGGCCGGCTGGGCGTGCAGGTCCGTCGGCAGTTCGTAGCCGCCGACGGTGTCGGTGATGGTGGGACACGGCCGGAAGTTGTTGAACTGCCGCATCGTCAGGTACTCCCACACCTCGGGGGTGTGGTCCGTCTGCGCCCAGGCGGCCTCCGCCAGGTACCCCAGGTGCAGCCGGGCCATGTCGTGCCGGAAGCGGTCGGCCTGGGAGGGCGTGGAGTCCCGGACGAAGTACTCCATGGCCGAGCGGTACGCGCGCCGCGGGGCGTCCGCGTGGAGCGACTCGGCCCACGGCGGCTGGTACTCGCTCGTCGTGTGCACCGGGTCGAGTGCGGTGTGCGCGAGGAGAAGGCGCCCGCCGAGGCCGATGGGCGACCCCCCGTGGTCCTCGCAGTAGTAGTCGTCGACCGCGTTCTCCGCGACCATCAGTCGCGTCGCGATCATCAGGTGGTCGACGGTCGGGGCGTCCGGGTGGCAGGCCACCATGTACCGGCCGACGGAGAAGCCGTCGAACTGCCCCTCCCACTCCTCGGGGTACAGCCGGATCTCGTCCAGCGCCCAGTCCTTGATCCTGCGGCTGACCTCCTCCACCCGTACCGGATCGGGCTCCGCCACCGGGTGGTAGTAGAGGCCCGGGATGTGGAGGGCGTCGACGGGCGCCTCGCTCTCCACGGGCTCCGGCGCCGGCGGTTCCTCGCGCCGGGCCAGGCTCAGACTCGCCGTGCCCAGACCGCTGGGGCCGCGCAGGATCCGGCCGAGGTCGGGCCCCGGCTCCCCCACCGCGGCGGGAACGGCGGCGGGGACGGAGGGGAGGACCGCGTCCACGGCGTCGACGCCGACGGAGTCGGCCTGGGCGAGGACGTGGGCCCCGAAGTGGGCAGCGGCGGCGGGGAGGCTCGACTGCAGAGGGGAAAGCCCGGGCTCGGGCATCCGTGACTCCTTGAGGGGGTGAGTGGTCCGTCCCTGTTCCCGGGCACGCTCGATCGACCCGGCAGGGGCCGGGCTGTCGTACCGGTCGGACGGATGCGGCGCTGAAGGGTGCGGCGCTTGAGGCTGCGGCTCCGGAGAAGCTGAGGAGCTGAGGAGCTGAGGAGCCGAGGAGCTAGGCGCGCCTGCGGGCGATCTGGACGTTCTCCAGTACGCCGAGCGCGTTGGGCACCAGGATCGCGGCGGAGTAGTACGTGGTGACCAGGTACGACATGATCGCCTGCTCGCTGATGCCCATGAACCGCACGGACAGGCCCGGCTCGTACTCCTCGGGCAGGCCCGTCTGGCGCAGGCCGATGACGCCCTGGTTGTCCTCGCCGAGGCGCATGGCGAGGATCGAGCTGGTGTTCTCCTTGCTGATGGGGATCTTGTTGCAGGGCAGGATCGGCACCCCGCGCCAGGCCGGGACCTGGTGTCCGTCGAGCTCGACCGTGTCCGGGTAGAGCCCGTGGGCGTTCCACTCGCGCCCGATCGCGGCGATCGTCCGGGGGTGGGCGAGGAAGAGCTTGGTGCCGCGGCGGCGGGTCAGCAGCTCGTCGAGGTCGTCGGGGGTGGGCGGGCCCGAGTGGGTCTGGATCCGCTGCTTGAAGTCGGCGTTGTGGAGGAGGCCGAACTCCCGGTTGTTGATCAGCTCGTGCTCCTGGCGCTCGCGCAGCGCCTCGATGGTGAGCCTGAGCTGTTCCTCCGTCTGGTTCATCGGGCCGTTGTAGAGGTCGGCGACGCGGGTGTGGACCTTGAGGACGGTCTGGGCGACGGAGAGTTCGTACTCGCGCGGCTTGAGCTCGTAGTCCACGAAGGCGCCCGGGAGGGCGACCTCGCCGGTGTGACCGGCCGACATCGCGATCTCGGCCTCGCCGTGACGGTTCTGCCGCTGCAGGGGCAGCGTGCTGAACTGCTCGATGTGCGTCCGGAGGGTCGGAGCCGAGGAGAGCACGGAGGCGAAGTCGGCGCGGGAGAGGGTGAGCAGGGTGCCGGAGGTCTCGGCGGTGGCGGTGTAGTCCCACCTGGCGTCGGCGTCCAGGAGGGCGTTCTCGCCGAACCGGTCGCCGTCGGCGAGGACGGCGACGGCTACCTCGTCGCCGTACTTGCCGACGGAGGTCTGGTTGATCCGGCCGTGGGCGATGAGGTGGATCTGCTCGGCGGCGGCGCCGCGCTGCACCAGCACCTCGCCGGCGGCGAAGTCGCGCTGGACGCACCGGCCGGCGAGCGCGGTGAGGACGTCGTCGTCCTCGAAGCCGCGGAGCAGGGCCAGTTCGCCGAGCTCGCGCGGGATCACCCGGACGCGGGAGCCGTCCTGGACGAAGTCGACGCGCCCGTCGCCGACGGTGTAGCTCAGGCGGCGGTTCACCCGGTAGGCGCCGCCCTTCGTCTCCACCCACGGAAGCATCCGGAGCAGCCAGCGGGAGGAGATCTCCTGCATCTGCGGGGCGGACTTGGTCGTGGTGGCGAGGTTGCGGGCAGCCGCGGTGCTCAGGCTGGACTGCCGGGGCGGCTCCACCTGGGCTTCCGGGCCAGTCTCAACTGTCATCGGGGCGCGTTCTCCTTCGGGTGGACGACACACGGGGTGCGGGCGTCGACCGGTAAAAGAGGAAATAAGGGGTTAATCTCTGGGAATTCGTCCAGATCCCGGGGAACAGTAACGGCTGGTACGCGGCGCTCGCCCCATGAGTTCGGGGGCATTACCCCGAAGCAGTGATCTTGCTCCATTCGGGGTTTATCCGGGTGATCGACAGTATCCAGCCACCCTGGCCGTGGAACGCAAAAGCCCTCCGGCTCCGTGTGGCGGGAGCGGGAGGGCTTGGGCGGGGGAAGCGGCTACGCGCGGCCGGCGGCCATGTCCATCAGGCGGGCGAGGACGCGGCCGCCCGAGGAGGCGACGCCGTCGTGCTCCCACTCGTTGGTGACCCAGGCGCGGGCGGCGCCGATGTGTCGGGCCGTGCGCAGGGAGATGCCCGCGTCGACGTACATGTCGTCGTGGTAGACGATCGCGGCGAGCGGTACCTCGTTGGCCGCGAGGCGGTCCAGGTCGTAGAGGGCCGGCCAGTCGGTGCGCTCGGCGAGGAGGTCGGCGGCATCGGCGAAGGGGCGCAGGCCCTTGATCTCCCGGAACATCCAGGGGTACATCATCTCGCCGGTGAACAGGAGGGGGTCCGCGTCCTCGGCGAACTCGGGGAAGTCGGCCAGCGCGCGGGAGGCGGCCCAGCCGGTCCGTCCGGCGCCCTGTCCGTACAGGGTCTCCTGCATGACGGCGAACAGCGGGTTGTCGGTGAAGCCGGTCGCGGTCATCACCTGAAGCAGGAAGGTGTCGCTCAACTCGCCGTCCGCGCCGAGGGCTTCGTCGAGGAGCCAGTGGACGCGCTCGAAGCCGTCGCCCATGCCGAGCGCGAGGCCGAGCGTGCGCAGGCGGTGCGGGGTGAGCCGGTCGCCGTCCGGGAGGCGGACGTCGTCGGCCGCGAGGAGGTCGGCGATCTTCCTCAGACGGGGGGCGTCCTCGGGGTAGCGGGCGTAGAAGTCGAGGACGCGGTCGCGGACGCGCGGGTAGGTGTGGGCGTACACGTCGTCTGCGGTGGCGGTGAGGCCGGGCAGGCCGCCGGTGACGTAGCAGGCCCGGAGGCCCTGGGGGGCCTGGGAGAGATAGGTGAGCGTGATGAAGCCGCCGTAGCTCTGCCCGAGGGTCTCCCAGGGGGTGTCGCCGCAGAGTTCGCGGCGTATCAGTTCCGCGTCCGCGACGATCGCGTCGGCCCGGAAGTGGGCGAGGTACCCGGCGAGGCTCTCCGGGGAGGCGAACCGGGCGGCGGACTTCGCGGTGACCGGGGTGGAGCGGCCCGTGCCGCGCTGGTCGAGGAGGAGGACGCGGTGGGTCGTGAGCGCGTGGGCCAGCCAGCCGGGGGAACCGGCCGACGGCCGGGGCGACTTGCCGCCGGGTCCGCCCTGGAGGTAGAGCAGCCAGGGCAGTTCCTCGCCCGCGCGGGCCGGGTCGGCGACCTCGCGGGCGAAGACCTCGATGGTGGGGCCGTCGGGGGCCGCGTGGTCCAGGGGGACGGTGAAGGTGTGGTCGACGGTGGCGTAGGCGGGGTTCATGGGGTCCTTCCACGGCCGCTGACGGCCGGTCGGATGTGGCATTGCATCGATGGGTGGCCGTCGTCCGCCCGTCGAGAGCAACCCGCACCGCCGTCCGGCCGGTGCGGCTACTCCCCGGCCGGCCGGTCGCCCTTGGCCCACAGGGAGCGGACGTGCCCCAGGTGCCGGGTCATGCACTGCTCCGCGCCCTCGGCGTCGCCGGCGAGCATCAGATCGAGCAGCTCCAGGTGCTCCTCGGCCGAAGGGATGAGGTTGCCGCTCTCGTCCAGGGCGGTGAGCCCGTACAGGCGGGACCGCTTGCGCAGCTCGCCGACGGTCTCGACGAGACGTTCGTTGCCCGCGAGGCCGAGCAGCGTGAGGTGGAACAGCCGGTCCGCCTCCAGGTAGCCGATCAGGTCGTGCTCGCGGGCGGCGCGCACGATGTCCTCGGCGACCGGCCGCAGCGCCTCCAGGTCCTCCTGGGCGGCGATGCGGGTGACCCGGCCGACCATCGGGATCTCGATGAGCGCGCGGATCTCGGTGTACTGGTCGAGGTCGCGCTCGTCGACCTCGGTGACCCGGAAGCCCTTGTTGCGGACGGGCTCGACGAGGCCTTCGCGGGCCAGGTCGAGCATCGCCTCGCGGACCGGGGTGGCGGAGATCCCGAAGTCCTCGGCGAGGGTCGGCGCCGAGTACACCACCCCGGGGCGGAGCTCGCCCGAGATCAGGGCGGCGCGCAGGGCATGGGCGACCTGGTCGCGCAGCCGCTCCCGGGAGGCGTTGAGGTCGCGCTGGGTCAGGTGCCCCATGACGGTGGTGATCCCTTCGTTCCGGTTGACATCACCACCGTACGATGTCACGCCGCGGAGCCCGCGGGTGCCAGGGTGTACGTCCGGCCGGCCGTGTAGAACTCCAGGGCCGCCCTGCCCTGCTCGCGCGGTCCGTGGCTGGACGCCTTGGACCCGCCGAACGGCAGGTGGAAGTCGACGCCGCTGGACGGGGCGTTGATCCGGATCATCCCGGTGTCGAGCAGGTCGAGGCCGTTCAGGGCCGTGTTCAGGTCGGCCGTGTGGACCGAGGTCACCAGTCCGTACGGGACGGAGTTGGTGATCCGGACCGCGTGGGCGAGGTCCTCGGCGGCCAGCAGGGACGCGACGGGGCCGAAGACCTCCTCGCGCAGCAGCCGGTGTCCCGGGGAGACCTTCTCGACCAGGGTCGGGGCCGCGTACCAGCCCTTCCTGTCGGGTACGGTGCCGCCGGCGAGTACGGAGAGACCGCGGCTGGCCTCGCCGACCTGGTCGCGGGCGTACTCGTGGATGAGCGGTCCGCACACGGTGGCCGGGTCCGTGGGGTCGCCGACGGGGACGGCCCGCAGCGCTTCGGAGAGCGCCTCGCGCAGCGGGTCGAGGGCCGCGCCGACGGCGACGACACGACTGGTGGCGGTGCACTTCTGGCCCGCGTACCCCGCGATGGCGGAGGCGATGTGGGCGGCGGCCTGCTCGATGTCGGCGTCCGGCAGGACGAGCGCGGCGTTCAGGCCGCCCATCTCGGCCTGGACCGGGATGCCGCGGGCGGTCGCGGCCCGGGCGACGGCCTGGCCGACGGGAGTGGAACCGGTGAAGGAGACCACGTCGACGGCGGAGACGAGCGCGTTGCCCTCGGTCGCGCCGCCGGGCAGGACGGTGAACACCGACTCCGGGAGGACCGCCCCCACGATCTCGGCCAGGCGCAGGGCGCACGCGGTGGCCTCGGGGGCGGGCTTCAGGACGACCGCGTTCCCGGTGGCGAGCGCCGGGGCGGCCTTCCAGGTCGGGATGGCGAAGGGGAAGTTCCAGGGCGTGATGAGCCCTGCCACGCCGTGCGGGCGGCGGCGGGTCAGCAGCAGCCCGGGACCTCCCGCGGTCTCGTGGACGGCGCCGGTCGGCTCGAAGGGGGCCTGGGCGTAGTAGCGCCAGATCGCGACCGTGCGGGAGATCTCGCCCCTGGCCTCGGCGATCGGCTTGCCCACCTCGCGTACGGCGAGGGCGGCGAGTTCGTCGGCCGCGG
Above is a genomic segment from Streptomyces sp. NBC_00094 containing:
- a CDS encoding DUF2470 domain-containing protein, which translates into the protein MRPFPTRATRPTAVERVRSILSSAHSMTVVTDGQHQEVRHLGGTGPMSRLHLHDPAEEGHFGQSARIPVRLEFTDIAPTPVRERLRARVTLTGLLGARYEQEAPGSTCVEFGQALLEDADGRAYVTLDELHATEVDPIASCEASMLTHLVDSHSELIPLLLRLVRPLPERGMTRALPLALDRYGITLRLEYPQGHRDVRLPFPTPVFDIDQAGVRIHALLFAARRSSHPHGLPA
- a CDS encoding geranyl diphosphate 2-C-methyltransferase, which encodes MTSTELTTAPGTSAFVPSPASPYQSDIARYWNQEARPVNLRLGDVDGLYHHHYGIGDVDHAALGDTQDSEYEKKLIAELHRLESAQAEVLLDHLGVIGQGDTLVDAGCGRGGSSVMAHQRFGCKVEGVTLSSTQAEFGNRRAQELGIDDHVRARVCNMLDTPFEKGSIAASWNNESSMYVDLDDLFAEHSRFLKVGGRYVTITGCWNPRYGQPSKWVSQINAHFECNIHSRREYLRAMADNRLVPQAVVDLTPETLPYWELRATSSLVTGIEEAFIESYKDGSFQYVLIAADRV
- a CDS encoding family 2 encapsulin nanocompartment cargo protein terpene cyclase is translated as MPEPGLSPLQSSLPAAAAHFGAHVLAQADSVGVDAVDAVLPSVPAAVPAAVGEPGPDLGRILRGPSGLGTASLSLARREEPPAPEPVESEAPVDALHIPGLYYHPVAEPDPVRVEEVSRRIKDWALDEIRLYPEEWEGQFDGFSVGRYMVACHPDAPTVDHLMIATRLMVAENAVDDYYCEDHGGSPIGLGGRLLLAHTALDPVHTTSEYQPPWAESLHADAPRRAYRSAMEYFVRDSTPSQADRFRHDMARLHLGYLAEAAWAQTDHTPEVWEYLTMRQFNNFRPCPTITDTVGGYELPTDLHAQPAMQRVLALAGNASTIVNDLYSYTKELAAPGRHMNLPVVLADREGLSERDAYLKAVEVHNDLMRDFEAEAADLAAACPVPSVLRFLRGVAVWVDGNHYWHQTNTYRYSLPDFW
- a CDS encoding family 2B encapsulin nanocompartment shell protein, which gives rise to MTVETGPEAQVEPPRQSSLSTAAARNLATTTKSAPQMQEISSRWLLRMLPWVETKGGAYRVNRRLSYTVGDGRVDFVQDGSRVRVIPRELGELALLRGFEDDDVLTALAGRCVQRDFAAGEVLVQRGAAAEQIHLIAHGRINQTSVGKYGDEVAVAVLADGDRFGENALLDADARWDYTATAETSGTLLTLSRADFASVLSSAPTLRTHIEQFSTLPLQRQNRHGEAEIAMSAGHTGEVALPGAFVDYELKPREYELSVAQTVLKVHTRVADLYNGPMNQTEEQLRLTIEALRERQEHELINNREFGLLHNADFKQRIQTHSGPPTPDDLDELLTRRRGTKLFLAHPRTIAAIGREWNAHGLYPDTVELDGHQVPAWRGVPILPCNKIPISKENTSSILAMRLGEDNQGVIGLRQTGLPEEYEPGLSVRFMGISEQAIMSYLVTTYYSAAILVPNALGVLENVQIARRRA
- a CDS encoding alpha/beta fold hydrolase is translated as MNPAYATVDHTFTVPLDHAAPDGPTIEVFAREVADPARAGEELPWLLYLQGGPGGKSPRPSAGSPGWLAHALTTHRVLLLDQRGTGRSTPVTAKSAARFASPESLAGYLAHFRADAIVADAELIRRELCGDTPWETLGQSYGGFITLTYLSQAPQGLRACYVTGGLPGLTATADDVYAHTYPRVRDRVLDFYARYPEDAPRLRKIADLLAADDVRLPDGDRLTPHRLRTLGLALGMGDGFERVHWLLDEALGADGELSDTFLLQVMTATGFTDNPLFAVMQETLYGQGAGRTGWAASRALADFPEFAEDADPLLFTGEMMYPWMFREIKGLRPFADAADLLAERTDWPALYDLDRLAANEVPLAAIVYHDDMYVDAGISLRTARHIGAARAWVTNEWEHDGVASSGGRVLARLMDMAAGRA
- a CDS encoding GntR family transcriptional regulator, yielding MGHLTQRDLNASRERLRDQVAHALRAALISGELRPGVVYSAPTLAEDFGISATPVREAMLDLAREGLVEPVRNKGFRVTEVDERDLDQYTEIRALIEIPMVGRVTRIAAQEDLEALRPVAEDIVRAAREHDLIGYLEADRLFHLTLLGLAGNERLVETVGELRKRSRLYGLTALDESGNLIPSAEEHLELLDLMLAGDAEGAEQCMTRHLGHVRSLWAKGDRPAGE
- a CDS encoding aldehyde dehydrogenase; protein product: MNDALPTVISHNPADPADLLVRMPAPGAFATVDTVERARAAQPGWLLAGAAARSAALSAVADGIEAAADELAALAVREVGKPIAEARGEISRTVAIWRYYAQAPFEPTGAVHETAGGPGLLLTRRRPHGVAGLITPWNFPFAIPTWKAAPALATGNAVVLKPAPEATACALRLAEIVGAVLPESVFTVLPGGATEGNALVSAVDVVSFTGSTPVGQAVARAATARGIPVQAEMGGLNAALVLPDADIEQAAAHIASAIAGYAGQKCTATSRVVAVGAALDPLREALSEALRAVPVGDPTDPATVCGPLIHEYARDQVGEASRGLSVLAGGTVPDRKGWYAAPTLVEKVSPGHRLLREEVFGPVASLLAAEDLAHAVRITNSVPYGLVTSVHTADLNTALNGLDLLDTGMIRINAPSSGVDFHLPFGGSKASSHGPREQGRAALEFYTAGRTYTLAPAGSAA